A genomic region of Miscanthus floridulus cultivar M001 chromosome 3, ASM1932011v1, whole genome shotgun sequence contains the following coding sequences:
- the LOC136543081 gene encoding uncharacterized protein, with protein MKEPSKSAEVPEQQAGESHAQATTEVPAVPTTGVPERQGEKTAEQHTKEAPGHQAEQRPAVEEHELSHQVDQAAAPGGSSRHRRFKKLNQKTKPYVSPEARDATPSMAKEQLAPPAATPGVVGAAVRPQRPPVVPQATAEEDKVVEIECAAPKPQSVRILRKREEEVVVVEEENTTREIKRLKSAVAGVMTQIELKKKSEQLAIVSEELKNMSEQLSKKTGELKKQDAELSQLRQTVEQIRQEKAKESERADKLAEELKAKAQFDVLVQEAKVQKDNFNTVTAAIKPVLDYVDMEPAPRPDGRQQALDTIIQRCKAAWENFKNFNRDAVMTAATHALAVVRSHFLTVDIQSIGGGFADGLSDAETQQLEDDVEDAAKMLVGDIDLFGETEGAGGA; from the exons ATGAAGGAGCCATCGAAGAGTgctgaagtccccgagcagcaagcaGGGGAGAGTCATGCGCAGGCAACGACAGAAGTCCCGGCGGTGCCGACGACCGGAGTCCCCGAGCGACAAGGGGAAAAAACCGCAGAGCAGCACACAAAAGAGGCTCCGGGGCACCAAGCAGAGCAGCGGCCTGCTGTAGAAGAGCATGAACTCTCCCATCAGGTAGACCAAGCAGCAGCGCCTGGGGGATCAAGCAGGcatcgccggttcaagaaattgaatcaGAAGACCAAACCGTATGTATCGCCGGAGGCTAGGGATGCAACTCCGTCAATGGCCAAGGAGCAACTTGCACCACCCGCAGCGACgccaggagtggtcggagcagcTGTCCGACCACAGAGGCCCCCAGTGGTGCCTCAAGCGACGGCGGAGGAGGACAAGGTTGTGGAGATCGAGTGTGCCGCACCTAAACCCCAGTCCGTCCGGATTCTCCGAAAACGCGAGGAAGAGgtagtagttgtcgaggaagaaaacaccaccagggaaataaagaggttgaaatccgccgttgctggagttatgactcaaattgAG CTAAAGAAGAAATCCGAGCAACtggcgattgtatccgaggagctaaaaaatatgtccgagcaatTGAGCAAGAAAACCGGAGAGCTCAAAA agcaagatgcggaactcagccagcttcgccagaccgtcGAGCAAATCCGACAAGAGAAAGCGAAAGAGTCGGAGCGAGCAGATAAACTAGCCGAAGAACTGAAAG ccaaggcacagttcgatgtgctagtgcaggaagccaaagtccaaaaagacaacttcaacactgTAACCGCCGCGataaaaccagtgctcgactacgTCGATATGGAGCCGGCGCCTCGTCCTGATGGCAGGCAGCAAGCGCTAGATACCATCATCCAAagatgcaaggcagcatgggagaatttcaaaaacttcaaccgcgacgccgttatgaccgccgctactcatgcccttgcggtggttcggtcccacttcCTGACTGTCGATATCCAATCGATAGGGGGCGGGTTCGCCGACGGGCTGAGTGACGCGGAAACCCAACAGctggaggatgatgttgaagatgcagcaaaaatgcttgtcggcgatatagattTGTTTGGCGAAACAGAAGGTGCTGGCGGAGCTTAA